In Paractinoplanes brasiliensis, the following proteins share a genomic window:
- a CDS encoding putative protein N(5)-glutamine methyltransferase, whose protein sequence is MSERDMADRLRAAGCVFAEDEAAIVAEAATDAATRELMVERRAGGEPLEQVVGYADFAGVRVRLRPGVFVPRVRSELLVRLAAEENPRIVVDLCCGSGALGLAVRRRSPGIELHAADLDPNATACARDNGLTDVHLGDLYDPLPRTLRGRVDVLVANVPYVATAHIPLLPAEARDHEPAIALDGGADGLDIFRRVSGSAPTWLAPNGVLLSEITEAQQKGALDAIRRSGLDGDVVYDEDLDARVARARQRTG, encoded by the coding sequence ATGTCCGAACGTGATATGGCGGACCGGCTCAGGGCGGCCGGTTGTGTCTTCGCCGAGGACGAGGCAGCGATCGTCGCCGAGGCCGCCACCGACGCCGCGACCAGGGAACTCATGGTGGAACGCAGGGCCGGGGGTGAGCCGCTGGAGCAGGTTGTGGGCTACGCCGATTTCGCCGGGGTCCGCGTACGGCTGCGGCCCGGTGTCTTCGTCCCCCGGGTCCGCAGCGAGCTCCTGGTGCGCCTGGCCGCCGAGGAGAACCCGCGAATCGTGGTGGATCTCTGCTGCGGCTCGGGCGCCCTGGGTCTGGCCGTCCGCCGCAGGAGCCCCGGCATCGAGCTGCACGCCGCCGACCTCGACCCGAACGCCACGGCGTGCGCCCGCGACAACGGCCTCACCGACGTCCACCTGGGCGACCTGTACGACCCTTTGCCCCGCACCCTGCGGGGCCGCGTCGACGTCCTGGTCGCCAACGTCCCCTACGTCGCCACCGCTCACATCCCGCTGCTGCCGGCCGAGGCGCGCGACCACGAGCCCGCGATCGCCCTTGACGGCGGTGCCGACGGGCTTGATATCTTTCGCCGCGTGTCCGGGAGCGCTCCCACGTGGCTCGCCCCGAACGGCGTCCTGCTCTCGGAGATCACGGAAGCGCAGCAGAAAGGCGCTCTCGATGCCATCCGCCGGTCGGGTCTGGACGGCGACGTCGTCTACGACGAAGATCTCGATGCGCGAGTGGCCCGGGCCCGCCAGAGGACCGGCTGA
- a CDS encoding DegV family protein — translation MPVAVVTDSTAYLPAELSGSYELTVVPLTVVINGADGLEGVEIQPAEVARALGERRVAVSTSRPAPSQFAAAYRKLFDEGADGIVSVHLSAQLSGTHEAAVLAATEFGSRVEVVDSGTTGMGLGFAALAAADAAVKGQDLPSVRAQAVTHAEQVSTLFYVDTLEFLRRGGRIGAASALVGTALSVKPILHMADGKIVVKDRVRTAGRALAKLVDLAVEASGDGLADIAVHHLQSPDRAAALADQVAMRLGDRLRDCYITEIGAVVAAHVGPGVAGIVVHRRPAT, via the coding sequence ATGCCCGTCGCGGTTGTCACCGACTCCACCGCGTACCTGCCCGCCGAACTCAGCGGCTCGTATGAGCTGACCGTCGTGCCCCTCACGGTGGTCATCAACGGCGCCGACGGGCTCGAGGGTGTCGAGATCCAGCCGGCCGAGGTCGCGCGGGCCCTGGGCGAGCGCCGCGTCGCGGTGAGCACGTCCCGGCCCGCCCCCTCCCAGTTCGCGGCGGCCTATCGCAAGCTGTTCGACGAGGGCGCCGACGGCATCGTCTCCGTGCACCTGTCGGCCCAGCTCTCCGGCACCCACGAGGCCGCCGTGCTGGCCGCCACCGAGTTCGGGTCCCGGGTCGAGGTGGTCGACAGCGGCACCACGGGGATGGGGCTCGGGTTCGCCGCCCTGGCCGCCGCCGACGCCGCGGTCAAAGGTCAAGACCTTCCCTCCGTACGGGCTCAGGCCGTGACCCACGCCGAGCAGGTGAGCACGCTGTTCTACGTCGACACGCTCGAGTTCCTGCGGCGGGGCGGGCGCATCGGGGCGGCCTCGGCCCTGGTCGGCACGGCGCTGTCGGTCAAGCCGATCCTGCACATGGCCGACGGCAAGATCGTCGTGAAGGACCGGGTGCGTACGGCCGGGCGGGCGCTGGCCAAGCTGGTCGACCTCGCGGTGGAGGCCTCGGGGGACGGGCTCGCCGACATCGCCGTCCACCACCTGCAGTCACCGGACCGGGCGGCGGCGCTGGCCGACCAGGTGGCGATGCGGCTCGGGGACAGGCTGCGGGACTGCTACATCACCGAGATCGGCGCTGTGGTCGCCGCGCACGTGGGTCCCGGGGTGGCGGGGATTGTGGTGCACCGGCGGCCCGCCACCTGA
- a CDS encoding histidine phosphatase family protein, translating into MSRLIVWRHGNTDWNASGRVQGQTDVELNALGRQQAVDAAEILVKLKPGVLVSSDLKRASDTAAALGALTGLSIGYDKRLRERYFGSWQGHTMAEVASLHPDQHARWTAGQEVGGDVETLEDLGKRVADALRDVVAQAPAGGTVVVATHGAAARQGIGHLLGWPAEQLRTLRALQNCHWIELTLDVKRGWQLAAYNVGPFSDRPVPPPV; encoded by the coding sequence GTGAGCCGCCTGATCGTCTGGCGCCACGGCAACACCGACTGGAACGCGTCCGGTCGCGTCCAGGGCCAGACCGACGTCGAGCTCAACGCGCTCGGCCGCCAGCAGGCCGTCGACGCGGCCGAGATCCTGGTCAAGCTGAAACCCGGCGTGCTCGTGTCGAGCGACCTCAAGCGGGCGTCCGACACGGCGGCGGCGCTCGGCGCGCTCACCGGGCTCTCGATCGGCTACGACAAGCGGCTCCGTGAGCGGTATTTCGGCTCGTGGCAGGGCCACACGATGGCCGAGGTGGCCTCGCTCCATCCCGACCAGCATGCCCGCTGGACAGCCGGGCAGGAGGTCGGCGGCGACGTCGAGACCCTTGAGGACCTGGGCAAGCGGGTGGCCGACGCGCTGCGCGACGTGGTGGCCCAGGCGCCCGCCGGCGGCACGGTCGTGGTCGCGACCCACGGCGCCGCCGCCCGTCAGGGCATCGGGCACCTGCTCGGCTGGCCGGCGGAGCAGCTGCGCACGCTGCGGGCCCTGCAGAACTGCCACTGGATCGAGCTCACCCTCGACGTCAAGCGGGGCTGGCAGCTCGCGGCGTACAACGTGGGGCCGTTCAGCGACCGGCCGGTGCCGCCGCCCGTCTGA
- the rsfS gene encoding ribosome silencing factor encodes MPVSERALELAMTAAQAAADKKAQDIVVIDVGDQLYITDAFVIASASNERQVIAIVDAIEEALLNLEEKAKPVRREGERQGRWVLLDYVDIVVHIQHAEEREFYALDKLWKDCPTIPFVDRDMVEADAS; translated from the coding sequence TTGCCCGTCAGCGAACGCGCTCTTGAACTGGCGATGACGGCCGCGCAGGCCGCCGCCGACAAGAAGGCGCAAGACATCGTCGTGATCGATGTCGGAGACCAGCTCTACATCACCGACGCCTTCGTGATCGCCTCGGCGTCGAACGAGCGTCAGGTCATCGCCATCGTCGACGCCATCGAGGAAGCCCTGCTCAACCTCGAGGAAAAGGCCAAGCCGGTCCGCCGTGAGGGCGAGCGTCAGGGCCGGTGGGTGCTTCTCGACTACGTCGACATCGTCGTCCACATCCAGCACGCCGAGGAACGCGAGTTCTACGCCCTCGACAAGCTGTGGAAGGACTGCCCGACGATCCCGTTCGTCGATCGCGACATGGTCGAGGCCGACGCTTCGTGA
- the nadD gene encoding nicotinate-nucleotide adenylyltransferase: MSGRQRRIGIMGGTFDPIHHGHLVAASEVQARFDLDEVVFVPTGQPYEKGKVSPAEDRYLMTVIATASNPRFHVSRADIDRDGPTYTIDTLRDMRAVFGADASLFFITGADALNRILSWKDAMEMFSAAHFVGVTRPGFELTDDHLPEDSVTLVEVPAMAISSTACRDRVAAGDPVWYLVPDGVVQYINKRGLYRGSGNVTAV; the protein is encoded by the coding sequence ATGTCAGGCCGGCAACGACGGATCGGGATCATGGGTGGGACGTTCGACCCCATCCATCACGGGCACCTGGTCGCCGCGAGCGAGGTGCAGGCCCGCTTCGACCTGGACGAGGTCGTGTTCGTGCCCACCGGCCAGCCGTACGAGAAGGGCAAGGTCTCGCCGGCCGAGGACCGCTACCTCATGACGGTCATCGCCACCGCGTCGAACCCGCGTTTCCACGTCAGCCGCGCCGACATCGACCGCGACGGCCCCACGTACACCATCGACACCCTGCGCGACATGCGAGCGGTCTTCGGCGCCGACGCGTCGCTGTTCTTCATCACCGGTGCTGACGCGCTCAACCGCATCCTGAGCTGGAAGGACGCGATGGAGATGTTCTCCGCCGCGCACTTCGTGGGGGTGACCCGGCCCGGGTTCGAGCTCACCGACGATCACCTTCCGGAGGACAGCGTCACCCTGGTCGAGGTGCCGGCCATGGCCATCTCGTCGACGGCCTGCCGCGACCGGGTCGCCGCCGGTGACCCGGTGTGGTACCTGGTGCCCGACGGTGTCGTGCAATACATCAACAAGCGGGGCCTCTATCGGGGCTCGGGAAATGTCACAGCGGTGTGA
- a CDS encoding ATP-binding protein: MERSEDVRNQRLESLGQLAGGVAHDFNNILGVIVNYASFVVEEAESEQPDVRMIAADARQVIRAGERATHLTHQLLAFARREVVRPEVFDLNGFVAGLEDKLRRTVGERVALIIRPGADLPPVECDPGQIEHLLVKLADNARDAMPAGGNLVIDTGCSGDRVRLRVGDSGRGMSADVADRAFEPFFTTKPNGEGIGLGLAMVYGIVTQAGGDVSISSEPGLGTTVTVLLPPASPGSRPAPAGPVRTTGRGETLLVVDDEPGLRDVAGRILSGAGYRVIAAEGGPQALALAARHEGAIDLLLSDVVMPGMLGKDLAERLVTVRPDTRVLYMSGYAQPVLHSEGTLDPGVALLEKPFTADDLLRAVRRRLDL, from the coding sequence GTGGAGCGGTCCGAGGACGTGCGCAACCAGCGGCTGGAGAGCCTGGGTCAGCTGGCCGGCGGGGTCGCGCACGACTTCAACAACATCCTCGGCGTGATCGTCAACTACGCGAGCTTCGTCGTCGAGGAGGCGGAGTCCGAGCAGCCCGACGTGCGGATGATCGCGGCCGACGCCCGCCAGGTCATCCGGGCCGGTGAGCGGGCCACCCACCTCACCCACCAGTTGCTCGCCTTCGCCCGCCGCGAGGTCGTCCGGCCCGAGGTGTTCGACCTCAACGGCTTCGTGGCCGGGCTGGAGGACAAGCTGCGCCGTACGGTCGGGGAGCGGGTCGCCCTGATCATCCGGCCCGGCGCGGACCTGCCGCCGGTCGAGTGCGACCCCGGGCAGATCGAGCATCTGCTGGTCAAGCTCGCGGACAACGCCCGGGACGCGATGCCCGCCGGCGGCAACCTGGTGATCGACACCGGCTGCTCGGGCGACCGGGTGCGGCTGCGGGTCGGGGACTCCGGCCGGGGGATGAGCGCCGACGTCGCCGACCGCGCGTTCGAGCCGTTCTTCACCACCAAGCCCAACGGCGAGGGCATCGGGCTGGGCCTGGCCATGGTCTACGGCATCGTCACCCAGGCCGGAGGGGACGTGAGCATCTCGTCCGAGCCGGGCCTGGGCACGACGGTCACCGTGCTGCTGCCGCCCGCCTCCCCCGGTTCCCGGCCCGCCCCCGCCGGTCCCGTCCGTACCACTGGCCGCGGCGAGACGCTGCTCGTCGTGGACGACGAGCCGGGCCTGCGCGACGTGGCCGGGCGGATCCTTTCCGGCGCCGGCTACCGGGTGATCGCGGCCGAGGGCGGGCCTCAGGCGCTGGCGCTGGCGGCTCGGCACGAGGGCGCGATCGACCTGCTGCTCAGCGACGTGGTGATGCCCGGCATGCTGGGCAAGGACCTGGCCGAGCGCCTGGTGACCGTCCGGCCCGACACCCGGGTCCTCTACATGTCCGGTTACGCCCAGCCCGTCCTGCACTCGGAGGGGACGCTGGACCCCGGGGTCGCGCTGCTGGAGAAGCCGTTCACCGCGGACGATCTGCTGCGGGCCGTCCGGCGGCGTCTCGACCTCTGA
- the pepN gene encoding aminopeptidase N, giving the protein MPSLTRAEATARAATVEVHEYEVDLDLTAEGDTFGARTVVRFAAQEGASTFLEFEPVSVTSMTLNGAPLPESALTEGRMELTGLAEANELAVEAVMRYSNTGEGLHKYVDPADGSIYVYQHMFINNAGRILPAFDQPDLKASYRISVTAPASWRVAANGPLRSGRDGRWEFEPTKPISTYLCSLIAGPYHEVTDSHDGIPLALYARAALAEALEADAPEIFEITKQCFDRYHEIFDIRYPFGHYQQAFAPEFNFGAMEYPGLVVFRDEFIYRSAVTESEREHRANVIAHEMAHMWFGDLVTMAWWDDLWLNESFAEYMGTRITAEATRFPGSWTTFAMQRKAWGLRADQHPSTHPVAPADVTDTDQALLNFDGISYAKGAAVLKQLVAWVGEEAFRTGVNAHFEAHAYGNATLADLLGALSKSSGRDLSAWADVWLRRAQVNTLRTAVRHDGSAYESVAVEQTAPESYPTLRPHRLGIGLWDKQADGTVKRRKLVEAEIDATGRTEVPELAGEPVADLLLLNDGDLTYAKIRLDEESAAAVPVMLPLLGDSLARAVLWAATLDAVVDGERPVAELVTLVLAALPVESEVVIVEDVLRATRSLVDRYSTPETRPAALELVAQAADRLLAASEPGGSRQLAAARGLIGATVDTARLRNWLAGEHVPDGLAIDADLRWLIVYRLAVLGAAGADVIDAEFERDRSATGEQWAARCRAARPDAEAKAAAWEAIISDAKLSNRLVEMTASGFWQAEQIDLVRPYVARYFAEMPAMMRIRNGMSAERTAGAAYPSVVVEPRTRELAAGLLADEGLDPILRRVVLDADDDLRRALAARF; this is encoded by the coding sequence ATGCCGAGCTTGACCCGCGCCGAGGCCACCGCCCGGGCCGCCACCGTCGAAGTCCACGAGTACGAGGTCGATCTCGACCTGACCGCCGAGGGTGACACCTTCGGCGCGCGAACGGTGGTGCGCTTCGCCGCCCAGGAAGGGGCCTCGACGTTCCTGGAGTTCGAGCCCGTCTCGGTGACCAGCATGACGCTGAACGGGGCGCCGCTGCCCGAGTCGGCGCTGACCGAGGGACGGATGGAGCTGACCGGGCTCGCCGAGGCCAACGAGCTGGCCGTCGAGGCCGTGATGCGGTATTCGAACACGGGCGAGGGCCTGCACAAGTACGTCGACCCCGCGGACGGCTCGATCTACGTCTACCAGCACATGTTCATCAACAACGCCGGCCGGATCCTGCCCGCGTTCGACCAGCCCGACCTCAAGGCGTCCTACCGGATCAGCGTGACCGCCCCGGCGAGCTGGCGGGTGGCGGCGAACGGGCCGCTGCGCTCGGGCCGCGACGGGCGCTGGGAGTTCGAGCCGACCAAGCCGATCTCGACGTACCTGTGCTCGCTCATCGCCGGGCCGTACCACGAGGTCACCGACTCGCACGACGGCATCCCGCTGGCCCTGTACGCGCGGGCCGCGCTCGCCGAGGCGCTCGAGGCCGACGCGCCCGAGATCTTCGAGATCACCAAGCAGTGCTTCGACCGTTACCACGAGATCTTCGACATCCGGTACCCGTTCGGCCACTACCAGCAGGCCTTCGCGCCCGAGTTCAACTTCGGCGCGATGGAGTACCCCGGGCTGGTGGTGTTCCGCGACGAGTTCATCTACCGCTCGGCGGTCACCGAGAGCGAGCGCGAGCACCGGGCCAACGTGATCGCCCACGAGATGGCGCACATGTGGTTCGGCGACCTGGTGACCATGGCCTGGTGGGACGACCTGTGGCTCAACGAGTCGTTCGCCGAGTACATGGGCACTCGCATCACGGCCGAGGCCACCCGCTTCCCGGGCAGCTGGACGACGTTCGCGATGCAGCGCAAGGCGTGGGGGCTGCGGGCCGACCAGCACCCCTCGACCCATCCGGTGGCGCCGGCCGACGTCACCGACACCGATCAGGCGCTGCTCAACTTCGACGGCATCTCGTACGCCAAGGGCGCGGCCGTGCTCAAGCAGCTGGTCGCCTGGGTCGGCGAGGAGGCGTTCCGGACCGGGGTGAACGCGCACTTCGAGGCGCACGCGTACGGCAACGCGACGCTGGCCGACCTGCTGGGCGCGCTCTCCAAGTCGAGCGGGCGCGACCTGAGCGCCTGGGCCGACGTGTGGCTGCGCCGGGCCCAGGTCAACACGCTGCGGACGGCGGTGCGGCACGACGGCTCGGCCTACGAGTCGGTGGCCGTCGAGCAGACCGCCCCCGAGTCGTACCCGACCCTGCGGCCCCACCGGCTGGGGATCGGCCTGTGGGACAAGCAGGCCGACGGCACGGTCAAGCGGCGCAAGCTGGTCGAGGCCGAGATCGACGCCACCGGGCGTACGGAGGTGCCTGAACTCGCCGGCGAGCCGGTGGCCGACCTGCTGCTGCTCAACGACGGCGACCTCACGTACGCGAAGATCCGGCTGGACGAGGAGTCGGCCGCGGCCGTTCCGGTGATGCTGCCGCTGCTGGGCGACTCGCTGGCCCGGGCTGTGCTGTGGGCGGCGACGCTGGACGCGGTCGTCGACGGCGAGCGCCCGGTCGCCGAGCTGGTCACCCTGGTGCTGGCCGCGCTGCCGGTGGAGTCCGAGGTCGTGATCGTCGAGGACGTGCTGCGCGCCACCCGCAGCCTGGTCGACCGCTACTCCACCCCGGAGACCCGCCCGGCCGCGCTGGAACTGGTCGCGCAGGCCGCCGACCGGCTGCTCGCCGCCTCCGAGCCGGGCGGATCGCGCCAGCTCGCCGCGGCCCGGGGGCTGATCGGCGCCACGGTCGACACCGCGCGCCTGCGTAACTGGCTGGCCGGCGAGCACGTGCCGGACGGCCTGGCGATCGACGCCGACCTGCGCTGGCTGATCGTCTATCGCCTGGCCGTGCTGGGCGCCGCCGGTGCCGACGTGATCGACGCCGAGTTCGAGCGGGACCGCAGCGCGACCGGCGAGCAGTGGGCCGCCCGCTGCCGGGCCGCCCGCCCCGACGCCGAGGCCAAGGCGGCCGCCTGGGAAGCGATCATCTCGGACGCCAAGCTGTCGAACCGGCTGGTCGAGATGACCGCGTCCGGGTTCTGGCAGGCCGAGCAGATCGACCTGGTACGGCCGTACGTGGCGCGGTACTTCGCCGAGATGCCCGCGATGATGCGGATCCGCAACGGCATGAGCGCGGAGCGGACGGCCGGGGCAGCGTACCCCAGTGTGGTGGTGGAGCCCCGGACCCGGGAACTGGCGGCAGGGCTGCTCGCCGACGAGGGCCTCGACCCGATCCTGCGGCGAGTGGTGCTCGACGCCGACGACGACCTGCGGAGGGCCCTGGCTGCGCGCTTCTGA
- the trpS gene encoding tryptophan--tRNA ligase, producing the protein MHRRLTGFQPTGNLHLGNLIGAMRPLVAAQDRPSIAMIADLHALTMEHNPDAVRANTLTVATVLLAAGVDPQRTAIIAQSQVSEHTGLHYLLECVTGFGEAARMIQFKEKSAAGGPVRLSLLTYPVLMAADILLHDIDEVPVGEDQSQHLELARTIATRFNTRYGETFVVPEGVRPESAARIMDLADPSRKMSKSAPSPAGRIGLLDPPETIRKVIARAVTDTAGVVRHDREGQPGVTNLLEILRACSGRDPGELTSYGALKREVTDAVEAVLAPIRSRHAELSQDPSHVRKILAEGKAYVQPRAAETVRRARAAIGLLD; encoded by the coding sequence ATGCACCGTCGGCTCACCGGCTTCCAGCCCACCGGCAACCTGCACCTCGGCAACCTGATCGGCGCCATGCGGCCCCTGGTGGCAGCGCAGGACAGACCCTCGATCGCGATGATCGCGGACCTGCACGCGCTCACCATGGAGCACAACCCCGACGCCGTACGGGCGAACACCCTGACCGTCGCCACGGTGCTGCTCGCCGCGGGCGTCGACCCGCAACGCACCGCGATCATCGCCCAGTCCCAGGTGTCCGAGCACACCGGGCTGCACTACCTGCTCGAATGCGTGACCGGCTTCGGCGAGGCGGCCCGCATGATCCAGTTCAAGGAGAAGAGCGCGGCCGGGGGCCCGGTGCGGCTGAGCCTGCTCACCTATCCCGTGCTCATGGCGGCCGACATCCTGCTCCACGACATCGACGAGGTGCCGGTCGGCGAGGACCAGAGTCAGCACCTCGAGCTGGCCCGGACGATCGCCACCCGGTTCAACACCCGATACGGCGAGACCTTCGTCGTGCCCGAGGGCGTCCGTCCCGAGTCGGCCGCTCGGATCATGGACCTGGCCGACCCGTCGCGCAAGATGAGCAAGAGCGCGCCCTCGCCGGCCGGGCGGATCGGGCTGCTCGACCCGCCCGAGACGATCCGCAAGGTCATCGCGCGGGCGGTCACCGACACGGCCGGCGTCGTCCGGCACGACCGGGAGGGTCAGCCGGGGGTGACCAACCTGCTCGAGATCCTGCGGGCCTGCTCCGGCCGCGACCCCGGGGAGCTCACGTCCTACGGCGCGCTCAAGCGGGAGGTCACCGACGCCGTCGAGGCGGTGCTGGCGCCGATCCGGTCGCGTCACGCCGAGCTGTCGCAGGACCCTTCCCACGTACGCAAGATCCTCGCCGAGGGCAAGGCGTACGTGCAGCCGAGGGCGGCCGAGACCGTACGCCGTGCCCGTGCCGCCATCGGCTTGCTGGACTGA
- the obgE gene encoding GTPase ObgE, which produces MTTFVDRVVLHLQAGDGGHGCVSVRREKFKPLGGPDGGNGGHGGGITLVVDPQIHTLLDFHFHPHVKASNGGGGAGANRDGANGKDLVLKVPDGTVVQTAGGEVLADLIGAGTTFEVARGGRGGRGNASLANTRRKVPGFAELGEPGDNLDVVLELKSVADVGLVGFPSAGKSSLISVISAAKPKIADYPFTTLVPNLGVVQAGDHTFTVADVPGLIPGAATGKGLGMQFLRHIERTSVLVHVLDAATPEIERDPLADLDAIEAELAAYGGLEDRPRLVVLNKIDIPDGRDLAEMVRPDLESRGYRVFEVSAVTREGLKELVYALAETVAQHRLEQPVPEPSRVIVRPRAVDESGFTIEQDEDGVYVVRGAKVERWIRQTNFDNDEAVGYLADRLERIGVEDALAKKGAQAGDPVRIGEREFDWQPNAGEYVSGPRGTDIRLEEENQRASAAERLAARKARRVRSDDELLHMAPDGTVTTVSNAQRPVLVSDEDDDTGE; this is translated from the coding sequence GTGACCACGTTCGTCGACCGGGTCGTGCTGCACCTGCAGGCGGGTGACGGCGGACACGGCTGCGTCTCGGTGCGCCGCGAGAAGTTCAAGCCGCTCGGCGGGCCCGACGGCGGCAACGGCGGGCACGGCGGGGGCATCACCCTCGTGGTCGACCCGCAGATTCACACGCTGCTGGACTTCCACTTCCACCCGCACGTCAAGGCGTCCAACGGCGGGGGTGGCGCGGGGGCCAACCGCGACGGCGCCAACGGCAAGGACCTGGTGCTCAAGGTGCCGGACGGCACGGTCGTGCAGACCGCCGGCGGCGAGGTGCTGGCCGACCTGATCGGCGCGGGCACCACGTTCGAGGTGGCCCGCGGTGGTCGCGGCGGCCGGGGCAACGCCTCGCTGGCCAACACCCGCCGCAAGGTGCCGGGCTTCGCCGAACTGGGCGAGCCGGGCGACAACCTCGACGTCGTGCTCGAGCTCAAGAGCGTGGCCGACGTGGGCCTGGTGGGCTTCCCGTCGGCCGGCAAGTCGTCGCTGATCTCGGTCATCTCGGCCGCCAAGCCCAAGATCGCCGATTACCCGTTCACGACCCTGGTGCCCAACCTCGGCGTGGTGCAGGCCGGCGACCACACCTTCACCGTGGCCGACGTGCCGGGCCTGATCCCGGGCGCGGCCACCGGCAAGGGCCTGGGCATGCAGTTCCTGCGGCACATCGAGCGCACCTCGGTGCTGGTGCACGTGCTCGACGCGGCGACGCCCGAGATCGAGCGCGACCCGCTGGCCGACCTCGACGCGATCGAGGCCGAGCTGGCGGCGTACGGGGGTCTGGAGGACCGTCCCCGGCTGGTGGTGCTCAACAAGATCGACATTCCGGACGGCCGCGACCTGGCCGAGATGGTGCGACCCGACCTGGAGTCCCGCGGTTACCGCGTCTTCGAGGTCAGCGCGGTCACCCGCGAGGGTCTCAAGGAGCTGGTCTACGCGCTGGCCGAGACGGTCGCCCAGCACCGCCTCGAGCAGCCCGTGCCCGAGCCGAGCCGGGTCATCGTGCGGCCCCGTGCGGTCGACGAGTCCGGCTTCACGATCGAGCAGGACGAGGACGGCGTCTACGTGGTGCGCGGGGCCAAGGTCGAGCGCTGGATCCGGCAGACGAACTTCGACAACGACGAGGCCGTGGGCTATCTGGCCGACCGCCTCGAGCGGATCGGGGTCGAGGACGCGCTGGCCAAGAAGGGCGCGCAGGCCGGCGACCCGGTCCGCATCGGCGAGCGCGAGTTCGACTGGCAGCCCAACGCCGGCGAGTACGTCTCCGGGCCGCGCGGCACCGACATCCGCCTCGAGGAGGAGAACCAACGGGCCTCCGCCGCCGAGCGCCTCGCCGCCCGTAAGGCCCGCCGGGTCCGTTCGGACGACGAACTGCTGCACATGGCGCCCGACGGCACGGTGACGACGGTGTCGAACGCGCAGCGCCCGGTTCTGGTCAGCGACGAGGACGACGACACCGGCGAGTAG
- the rpmA gene encoding 50S ribosomal protein L27, with amino-acid sequence MAHKKGASSSRNGRDSAAQRLGVKRFGGQLVSAGEILIRQRGTKFHPGDLVGRGGDDTLFALATGNVQFGTKRGRKTVSIVPAAE; translated from the coding sequence ATGGCTCACAAAAAGGGTGCCTCCAGCTCGCGGAACGGCCGTGACTCCGCCGCTCAGCGGCTCGGCGTGAAGCGTTTCGGTGGCCAGCTGGTCAGCGCGGGCGAGATCCTGATCCGTCAGCGCGGCACGAAGTTCCACCCGGGCGACCTGGTCGGCCGCGGCGGCGACGACACGCTGTTCGCCCTGGCGACCGGCAATGTGCAGTTCGGCACGAAGCGTGGTCGCAAGACCGTCAGCATCGTTCCGGCTGCGGAGTAA
- the rplU gene encoding 50S ribosomal protein L21 produces the protein MYAIVKTGGKQYKVAEGDVIEVEKLAGVPGDSLTLAAVLLVDGDNLVTDAAKLANVTVSGEIAEHTKGPKIRIHKFKNKTGYHKRQGHRQPLTKVKVTGISSGK, from the coding sequence ATGTACGCGATCGTCAAGACCGGCGGCAAGCAGTACAAGGTTGCCGAGGGCGACGTGATCGAGGTCGAGAAGCTCGCGGGTGTGCCCGGCGACTCGCTGACGCTCGCCGCAGTCCTCCTCGTCGACGGTGACAACCTGGTGACCGATGCGGCCAAGCTTGCCAACGTGACGGTGTCCGGCGAGATCGCCGAGCACACCAAGGGTCCGAAGATCCGGATCCACAAGTTCAAGAACAAGACCGGTTACCACAAGCGTCAGGGGCACCGTCAGCCGCTGACCAAGGTCAAGGTCACCGGCATCTCGAGCGGGAAGTAG